The following proteins come from a genomic window of Salvia hispanica cultivar TCC Black 2014 chromosome 4, UniMelb_Shisp_WGS_1.0, whole genome shotgun sequence:
- the LOC125219319 gene encoding inositol-tetrakisphosphate 1-kinase 3-like isoform X2, whose product MKLNATILYSCVDDEKEEASTPPSESSPPAPASIVVGYAFTSKKKKSFLKPKFIRFARNKGIQFVPIDLKRALSEQGPFNIVLHKLEGRDWSQVIERLHPEVTVVDPPEAIQHLRNRQSMLEVVADLKLPESYGKVCTPRQLVISKNPTSVPDEVVKAGLTVPLVVKPLVVDGSVKSHALFLAYDNISLSELEAPMVLQEFINHSGVLFKVFIVGESIKVVRRFSLPDLSETDISTNSGVFGFPRVSGADSSADDVDLDPAVAELPPQPMLEMLAKELHHRLGLRLFNLDIIRQKGTKDRYYIIDINYFPGYGKMPDYEQIFTDFLVSLVQS is encoded by the exons ATGAAATTGAATGCGACGATTCTGTATTCATGCGTGGATGACGAGAAAGAAGAGGCGTCGACGCCGCCATCGGAGAGCTCgccgccggcgccggcgagTATTGTAGTGGGCTATGCGTTCActtcgaagaagaagaagagcttTCTGAAGCCCAAGTTTATTCGCTTCGCTCG AAATAAGGGCATTCAATTTGTTCCAATTGATCTGAAAAGAGCTTTATCAGAGCAGGGTCCATTCAATATTGTTTTACACAAG TTAGAAGGGAGGGACTGGTCCCAGGTTATTGAG AGATTACATCCAGAGGTGACAGTTGTTGATCCTCCTGAGGCCATTCAGCATTTACGCAACCGTCAATCAATGCTTGAGGTGGTTGCTGACCTGAAATTGCCCGAATCTTATG GCAAGGTTTGCACTCCACGGCAGTTGGTGATTTCAAAAAACCCTACTTCGGTACCAGATGAAGTTGTTAAAGCAGGATTAACAGTACCTCTAG TTGTGAAACCACTTGTAGTGGATGGAAGTGTAAAGTCTCATGCGCTTTTCCTTGCATACGATAATATTTCCCTATCCGAACTGGAGGCTCCGATGGTTTTGCAGGAATTCATTAATCACA GTGGTGTCCTCTTTAAAGTTTTTATTGTTGGTGAGTCTATTAAAGTTGTCAGGCGTTTCTCTCTGCCTGATTTAAGTGAAACGGACATATCAACAAATTCTGGAGTGTTTGGCTTCCCGAGGGTTTCTGGTGCTGATTCTTCTGCAGATGATGTGGATCTGGATCCTGCTGTTGCTG AGCTTCCTCCGCAGCCTATGCTTGAGATGCTTGCAAAAGAGCTCCACCATCGACTG GGACTTCGGCTGTTCAATTTGGATATCATTCGCCAGAAAGGGACCAAAGATCGGTATTACATCATCGATATCAATTACTTCCCTG GGTACGGAAAAATGCCGGACTACGAGCAAATATTCACAGATTTTCTTGTTAGCCTTGTGCAAAGCTAG
- the LOC125219319 gene encoding inositol-tetrakisphosphate 1-kinase 1-like isoform X1 — translation MKLNATILYSCVDDEKEEASTPPSESSPPAPASIVVGYAFTSKKKKSFLKPKFIRFARNKGIQFVPIDLKRALSEQGPFNIVLHKLEGRDWSQVIEDYQRLHPEVTVVDPPEAIQHLRNRQSMLEVVADLKLPESYGKVCTPRQLVISKNPTSVPDEVVKAGLTVPLVVKPLVVDGSVKSHALFLAYDNISLSELEAPMVLQEFINHSGVLFKVFIVGESIKVVRRFSLPDLSETDISTNSGVFGFPRVSGADSSADDVDLDPAVAELPPQPMLEMLAKELHHRLGLRLFNLDIIRQKGTKDRYYIIDINYFPGYGKMPDYEQIFTDFLVSLVQS, via the exons ATGAAATTGAATGCGACGATTCTGTATTCATGCGTGGATGACGAGAAAGAAGAGGCGTCGACGCCGCCATCGGAGAGCTCgccgccggcgccggcgagTATTGTAGTGGGCTATGCGTTCActtcgaagaagaagaagagcttTCTGAAGCCCAAGTTTATTCGCTTCGCTCG AAATAAGGGCATTCAATTTGTTCCAATTGATCTGAAAAGAGCTTTATCAGAGCAGGGTCCATTCAATATTGTTTTACACAAG TTAGAAGGGAGGGACTGGTCCCAGGTTATTGAG GATTATCAGAGATTACATCCAGAGGTGACAGTTGTTGATCCTCCTGAGGCCATTCAGCATTTACGCAACCGTCAATCAATGCTTGAGGTGGTTGCTGACCTGAAATTGCCCGAATCTTATG GCAAGGTTTGCACTCCACGGCAGTTGGTGATTTCAAAAAACCCTACTTCGGTACCAGATGAAGTTGTTAAAGCAGGATTAACAGTACCTCTAG TTGTGAAACCACTTGTAGTGGATGGAAGTGTAAAGTCTCATGCGCTTTTCCTTGCATACGATAATATTTCCCTATCCGAACTGGAGGCTCCGATGGTTTTGCAGGAATTCATTAATCACA GTGGTGTCCTCTTTAAAGTTTTTATTGTTGGTGAGTCTATTAAAGTTGTCAGGCGTTTCTCTCTGCCTGATTTAAGTGAAACGGACATATCAACAAATTCTGGAGTGTTTGGCTTCCCGAGGGTTTCTGGTGCTGATTCTTCTGCAGATGATGTGGATCTGGATCCTGCTGTTGCTG AGCTTCCTCCGCAGCCTATGCTTGAGATGCTTGCAAAAGAGCTCCACCATCGACTG GGACTTCGGCTGTTCAATTTGGATATCATTCGCCAGAAAGGGACCAAAGATCGGTATTACATCATCGATATCAATTACTTCCCTG GGTACGGAAAAATGCCGGACTACGAGCAAATATTCACAGATTTTCTTGTTAGCCTTGTGCAAAGCTAG
- the LOC125219319 gene encoding inositol-tetrakisphosphate 1-kinase 1-like isoform X3, protein MLEVVADLKLPESYGKVCTPRQLVISKNPTSVPDEVVKAGLTVPLVVKPLVVDGSVKSHALFLAYDNISLSELEAPMVLQEFINHSGVLFKVFIVGESIKVVRRFSLPDLSETDISTNSGVFGFPRVSGADSSADDVDLDPAVAELPPQPMLEMLAKELHHRLGLRLFNLDIIRQKGTKDRYYIIDINYFPGYGKMPDYEQIFTDFLVSLVQS, encoded by the exons ATGCTTGAGGTGGTTGCTGACCTGAAATTGCCCGAATCTTATG GCAAGGTTTGCACTCCACGGCAGTTGGTGATTTCAAAAAACCCTACTTCGGTACCAGATGAAGTTGTTAAAGCAGGATTAACAGTACCTCTAG TTGTGAAACCACTTGTAGTGGATGGAAGTGTAAAGTCTCATGCGCTTTTCCTTGCATACGATAATATTTCCCTATCCGAACTGGAGGCTCCGATGGTTTTGCAGGAATTCATTAATCACA GTGGTGTCCTCTTTAAAGTTTTTATTGTTGGTGAGTCTATTAAAGTTGTCAGGCGTTTCTCTCTGCCTGATTTAAGTGAAACGGACATATCAACAAATTCTGGAGTGTTTGGCTTCCCGAGGGTTTCTGGTGCTGATTCTTCTGCAGATGATGTGGATCTGGATCCTGCTGTTGCTG AGCTTCCTCCGCAGCCTATGCTTGAGATGCTTGCAAAAGAGCTCCACCATCGACTG GGACTTCGGCTGTTCAATTTGGATATCATTCGCCAGAAAGGGACCAAAGATCGGTATTACATCATCGATATCAATTACTTCCCTG GGTACGGAAAAATGCCGGACTACGAGCAAATATTCACAGATTTTCTTGTTAGCCTTGTGCAAAGCTAG